In one window of Patescibacteria group bacterium DNA:
- a CDS encoding anaerobic ribonucleoside-triphosphate reductase activating protein codes for MIIGGLEKFSLIDYPGHLAAIVFTSGCNFRCHFCYNPMLVEPGRISSSDDKEKGRSLGTGFNQIQESDLFEFLQTRVGKIDAVVVTGGEPTLHHDLPEFIKKLKDLGFKVKLDTNGTNPQALKNLLEQSLIDYIAMDIKGPFEKYDLVVGAQINKDDLAETISLIKASGLSYEFRSTIVPGLHEFDDVAKMGEMIKGAQKWFLQPFKSDVELVNNAFKNATTYSDADMEKMCEVGKMYVDFCEVR; via the coding sequence ATGATCATTGGCGGATTAGAGAAATTTAGTTTAATCGATTACCCTGGGCATTTGGCTGCAATTGTTTTTACCTCTGGTTGCAATTTCCGTTGCCATTTTTGTTATAATCCTATGCTTGTCGAGCCGGGACGAATATCATCTTCGGATGACAAAGAAAAAGGTCGTTCTCTTGGGACTGGTTTTAATCAGATTCAAGAGAGCGACCTCTTTGAGTTTTTGCAAACACGTGTGGGCAAGATTGATGCTGTGGTCGTAACTGGCGGTGAGCCGACATTGCATCATGATTTGCCAGAATTTATAAAAAAATTAAAAGATCTTGGTTTTAAAGTGAAGCTTGATACCAACGGCACCAACCCACAAGCTCTTAAAAATTTATTAGAACAAAGCTTGATTGACTATATTGCCATGGATATTAAAGGACCTTTTGAAAAATATGACCTGGTGGTGGGTGCGCAAATAAACAAGGATGATTTGGCAGAAACTATTTCTTTGATCAAAGCCAGCGGTCTATCTTATGAATTTCGTAGCACTATTGTGCCTGGCTTGCATGAGTTTGACGATGTTGCGAAAATGGGAGAGATGATCAAGGGCGCGCAGAAATGGTTTTTACAACCTTTTAAATCGGATGTAGAATTGGTGAATAATGCTTTTAAAAATGCCACTACATATAGTGATGCCGATATGGAAAAGATGTGCGAAGTTGGAAAGATGTATGTGGATTTTTGCGAGGTAAGATAA
- a CDS encoding anaerobic ribonucleoside-triphosphate reductase, which produces MSPIQTQRQECTIYSRVVGWITPTRNWNNGKKSEYVDRKTYEVDGCGC; this is translated from the coding sequence ATGAGCCCAATACAAACACAAAGACAAGAATGCACAATCTACAGCCGCGTGGTAGGGTGGATCACCCCAACTCGTAATTGGAACAATGGTAAGAAGTCAGAATATGTAGATCGAAAAACATACGAAGTAGATGGTTGTGGTTGTTAA